The following nucleotide sequence is from Saccharothrix texasensis.
TCGGGTCGTCCCACCCGAACAGCCGCGTGCCCCAGCTGTTGACGATGCCGAACTCGGGGTTGAGCAGCACGCGCCAGACGAACGTGACCGCCACGACCGGGGCCACGTACGGGATGAGCATCGCGGCGCGCACGAGCGACCGGCCCCGGAACGGCCGGCGCAGCGCCAGCGCCGCGACGAGGCCCAGCACGACGGCGAGGATCGCCGAGCCCGCCGTGTAGACGACCGTGGTGCGCAGGCTGTGCCACAGCACGTCCGAGGCGAGGACGCGGGCGAAGTTGTCCGGTGTCAGCTTCTCGAGCAGCCCGGTGCGGCCGATGTCGATCAGCCGCACGCGCTGGAACGCGATGAGCACCGACCACGCCAGCGGCACGAGCACGACCGCGAGCACGATCACCAGCGTCGGGGTGAGCAGCAGCAGCCCGGTGCGGGCGTCGTGCTGCTTCAGCGTGCGCGCCACCGCGGACCCGCTACTCGCCGAGTTCCCGGGCGATGCCGGCGGCCCGCTCGGTCGCCTCGCGGGCGGCGGCGGGCGCGTCGCCGCCGCCGTTCAGTGCCCCGGCCAGCGCCTTGGGCACGACCAGCTGCCCGGCGACGGCGCCGGCGAGTTCCGCCTTGCCCTGGGGGAAGCCCCACCGGCTGAAGCTGCGCGGGCTGTCCTGCACGACCCGCAGCGTCTCCGCGTCGTAGAACTCCGACAGCGGCGCTTTGGTGTCCACGCCGACGTCGAGGCCGAGCCACGCTTCGGCGTACTGGCGCGGGTTGTCCTCGGTGCCCGCGCGGACCGGCACCTTGCCCTCCGGCGCGATGGCCAGCCAGTCCCGGTAGCCGTCGCTCATCAGGTGTTCGACGAGTTTCTTGGCGTCGTCCGTCGCGGCGTCCTTGAGCACCGCGAACGACGCGGTCTCGCCGAACGTGGTCGGCTCGCCGCCGTCCGGTCCGCTCAGGGCGGCCACCACGCCGGTGTTCTTCGCCAGGAACGCCGGGTCGGCCTGGCACTGCGGGCAGGTGGGCAGCGCGTCGGCGCGCAGGCCCGCGAGTTCGTCGAGCAGGTACGACGACCAGATCACCATGGCGGACCTGCCCGCGAAGTACGTGGCGCGCGTGGTGTCGACGTCCTGGTTGCCCGCCACCGAGTGGCGGGTGAGGAGGTCGGTGTAGAGCTGGAACGCGCCGACGCACGCGGGGCTGTCCAGCGCCACCCGCCCGTCGTCGTCGACGAGGTCGCAGCCGTTGGCGAGGGCCAGGTGCTCGAACGTCTGGTGGGTGAACACGTCGGCGGGCGTGGTGCTCGCGGTGATCCCCGCGACGTCGTCCCGGTCGAGCCGTTCGGCGGCCTGCCGGATGGCGTCGTAGGTGGTCGGCGGCGCCAGCCCGGCCTGGGCGAACAGGTCCTTGCGGTAGAACAGGAGTTGCGCCCAGCCGTCGCTGGGCACGACGAGCTGCGTGTCGCCCTCGCGGGTCAGCTCCAGCGACTGCGCCGCGAACGTGTCGACGCCGAGGGCGTCCACGACCTGCTTGGCCGCGTCGGTGTCGAGCAGGTCGTCGGTGCGCAACTGGCTCATGATCGGCAGCGAGATCGACCCGATGACGTCGGGCAGCTCGCCGGACGCGGCGGCCGAGGTCAGCACGGTGGTGAGCTGGTTCTCGGCGATCGCGACCACCTCGGTCTCGATGCCGGTCCGCTCGGTGAACGCCGCCAGCAGGCGTTCCTGGGCGCGCACCCGGTCGGCGGTGTCCTCGATGGTCCAGAAGACCAGCGGGCCGTCCGCCGCGCCACCGGGGTCACCGCCGCCGCAGGCCGACAGCACGAGGGCGAGAGGCGTCGCGGCGGCGAGCGCGCGCAGTCCGCGTCGGGTCATCGGGTGCTCCCTTCCGGTGGTCCGCGACCTCTCACGGGCCAGGGCCGGGTGTTCGGTGGCGTCACTGAACACCCGGGTTTGTCCCGTGACAACCGCCAATCCGGACGTGACTTCGGGGCCGTACCAGGCGGTTGACGCGCTGTCGGCGGCTAAACCCGCGCGGGGATCGGGATGCCGCATTGTCGTTTTGACTGATCGCGGGATTAATGTCGCCATGCCGCAGTGGAAGATCGCCTGCCAGGAGCAGCTGCTGCCGGGCGCCTCGATCGAGCAGAAGTGGGAGTTCGCGCAGTCGGCGGGGTTCGACGGCATCGAGCTGCGCGCACGCGACGGCGAGGCGTTCGCGGCGAGGCTCGGCGTGCTCGAACGCGCGGCCGGGCGCGGTGTGGTGATGCCCTCGGTGTGCCTGGACGCGCTGCCGCTGGTCGGCGACGACCTCGGCGACGGGCTGCGGCAGGTGTCCTCGCTCGCGGCGCTGGGCACGCGGACCGTGGTGGTGCCGCTGTCGGACCTGCGCCGGGTGCCGCGGCAACGATCGTCCACTCCGGACCGGGACACGTGGTCGGACGGTCTGCGCCGCCTCGCCGAGCAGGCCGGGCGGGACGGCGTGTCGCTCTGCCTGCAACCGGTCAACCGCTACGAGGGCCGGCCCGTCAACACGCTCGACCAGGCCGCGCAGCTGTGCCGGGCGGCGGGGTCGCCCGCCGTCCGGGTGGCCGCCGGCACGTTCCACATGAACATCGAGGAGGCCGACCCGGCCGGCGCGCTGCTGGCGGCCGGGCCGTGGCTCGGGCACGTCGGGCTCGCCGACTCCACCGGGCTCGAACCCGGCGCGGGCCACGTCGACTGGCCGGCGCTGTTCGCGGCGCTCGACGCCGCCGGGTACGAGGGGTGGACGAGCCTCGCGTGCCGCCTGTCCGGTCCGGCCGAGGTCGTCCTGGGGGCGGCGGTCGGCGTGCTGCGGCAGGCCGGCGGGTGAGGCGGTGAGCATCGGGACGACGCCGGAGCCGCGGGCGCCGGACATCGCCGGCCTGCGGCGCGAGGCCGCCGCGACCCTGCTGCGGAACTGGCGCGGGTCGGCCACCGTGCCGACGACCGCGCTGTACCCGCACCAGTGGAGCTGGGACTCGGCGTTCATCGCCGTCGGCCAGGCGCACCTGAGCCCGCGCCGGGCGTTCGCGGAGCTGACCGCGTTGCACGGCGCGCAGTGGGGCGACGGGCGGGTGCCGCAGATCGTGTTCAACCCCGCCGTGCCGGCCGACGCCTACTTCCCGGGCCCGGCGTTCTGGCGACCGCTGCCGCGGCACGGGCCGCCGGCGGGGGTGTCGACCACGGGCCTGGTCCAGCCGCCGGTGCACGCCGCCGCGCTGCTCGCCGTCGTCGAACGCCACCCGGGCGCCGCCGCCGACGCGGCCGTCCGGCGCCTGTACCCGCGGCTCGCGCGCTCCCACGACTACCTGTTCGACCGGCGACGCGTGGCGTCCGGGCTGGTCGGCATCGTGCACCCGTGGGAGTCGGGGCTGGACAACAGCCCGTCGTGGGACGAACCGCTCGGCGCGGTCGACCCGGGTTTGGCCGACGACATCGCGGTGCTGCGGCGCGACCTGCGGCACGCCGACGCCGGGCACCGGCCGACGGACGACGACTACGCGCGTTACATGGGCATCGTCGCCGCCTACCGCGACCGGGGTTACGCCGACGACGACCTGCTCAGCCTGCCGTTCTGCACCGTGGACCCGTTGTTCTGCGCGGTGCTCGCCTGGTCGGAGCACGCGTTGGCGGCGCTCGCCCGCCGCATCGGCGTCGACCCGGGCAGGCACGTCGAGCGGGCGCGGGAGTTGACGCACCAGATCCACACGCGGCTGTTCGACCCGGTGCTGGGGTGCTACGTGGCGCTCGACGCGCGCACCGGCCGTCCCCTCGCCAAGCGCACGGTCTCCGGCCTGGTCCCGCTGCTGCTGCCCGGCGGGCACCGGTCGGCGCTGCTGGCGACCCTCACCGGACCGGCGTTCGCGGCCCCGGGCGTGCGCGGCGTGCCCAGCTACGACCTGACCGCCGCCGACGCCGACCCGCGCCGGTACTGGCGCGGACCGACGTGGCTCAACACCACCTGGCTGCTGTGGCGGGCGTTGCTGGCGCACGGCGAGACCGGGCACGCCGCCCGGCTGGCGGCCGACATGGTCGGCCTGGTCGCCGGCGCCGGGTTCCGGGAGTACTTCCACCCGGTGACCGGCGAGGGCCTCGGCTCGGACCACTTCAGCTGGACGGCGGCGCTCCTGCTGGACGTCCTCGCGCGTGAACCGGAAGGGCAAGGATGGCAACGGTAGTGCGGCTGGACGCGCCGGGGTGCGTCTCGATCGCGGAAGAGCCCGACCCGCCGCTGCACGCGACCGGCGTCCGACTGCGCACGCGGTACTCGGGCATCTCGGCGGGCACGGAGCTGACCCAGTACCGCGGCACCAACGCGCACGTCGTGAAGACGTGGGACCCCGACGCGCGGCTGTTCGTGCCGGGCCGGCCGGCGGTCGCGTACCCGGTGGTGGTGGGGTACGAGGAGGTCGGCGAGGTGGTGGAGGTCGGCGACGAGGTCACCGCGGTCCGGCCCGGCCAGGTCGTGTGGGGCGCGTGGGGTCACCGCTCGACGACCGTGGTGGAGGAGGAGTACGCGGCGGCACGCGTGCTCGACCCGGCGGCCGACCCGGTGCTGGGGATCTTCAGCCACATCGGCTCGGTGGCGCTCAACGTCGTGCTGGACGCCGACCTCCACGTCGGCGAGACCGCCGTGGTGTTCGGCCTCGGCGTGGTCGGGCAGATCGTCGCCCAGCTCGCCCGGCGCAACGGCGCGCGGGTGATCGGGGTCGACACCCTCCCCGACCGCCTGGCGCTGGCCCGGGACCTCGGCGCGGACGTGGCGCTGGACGCCGGCGAAGGCCGGATCGCCGAGCAGGTCCGCGCGGCGACCTCCGGTCGCGGCGCGGACGTCGCCCTGGAGGTCAGCGGCAACCCCCAGGCGCTGCACGAGGCGGTCCGCTCGGTCGCCTACAACTCGCGCGTCGTCACGGCCGGCTTCTACCAGGGCGAGGCGCGGGGGCTGTTCCTCGGCGAGGAGTTCCACCACAACCGGGTCGACCTGGTGTGCTCGCAGATCTCCGGCGTCGCACCCGGTCTCGCGCACCGCTGGGACCGCCGGCGGCTCAACACCACCGTCATCGACCTGGCCGTCAGGGGCCGGCTGTCGCTGCGGCCGCTGGTGTCGCACGTCGTGCCGTTCACCGACGCCGCGTGGGCCTACGACCTGCTCGACACCCATCCGGAACGGGTGACGCAGGTGGTGCTGGAGTTCCCCGCGCCGGATGGGTGCGACCACCCGCGCGGTGCCGCCTAGCGTCGCGCCGAACCCACCTGCGCCACCGATGGAGAAGCCATGCGATTGCGCGGTGCGATCCTCACCGTCCTCGCCCTGGCCGGAGTGCCGACCGCGACGACCACCGGCCCGGTCGGCGGAGAACATCCCGACCGAATGGGCCTCGCACGGCTTCCTGGTCATCGCCGACGGCAGGCCCGGCGGCAGCGGCTCCACCGACTCGGAGATGCTCACCGACTCCGTCGACTGGGCGATCGCGGATCGACACCGCCAAGATCGCCGTGCTGGGCCGGTCGTGCGGCGGCGTCGAGGCCGACGAGGTGGCCGCCGACCCGTGCCCGACCACCACCGTGCTGTGGAACAGCGGCATGCTCGGCGACTCGCGGAACCACCTGGTGCAGCGGCTGCGCGTGCCGATCGCCTCCTCCATCGGCGGATCGACCGACATCGCCCACGAGAACGCGATGGACGACCGGGGCCGGCTGCCGGCCGGGCTGCCCGCGTTCAGGGGCAACCTCGACGTCGGGCACTTCGGCACGTTCGAGCGGAAGAACCTGACCTGACCCGCGCGCCCGGCGTTCTGCCCGCCGCGGTCGCCGCGGCGGGCAGCGCCCGTGCAGGGGAAACCGGTCGGGGCTTGTGGTACGAACGGACCACAGTGCGTTGACCCGGGTGCGGATACGGTCGGCCGTGCGGTCAGGGCGACCTCGACCGCGCCCTTCCCGCGCGCACGCGCCGGCCCCGTTCAGCTCGAGGAGTGTCGTTCATGCAGGTCAACCGCACGCTGATCGCTTCCGTGGGCGCGCTCGCGCTGCTCCTGACGGCCTGCGGCGACGCCACCACGGGCACCGCCTCGCCCGGCGCCACCGAGGCGACGACCGAGACCACGACGAGCACCACGAGCACCACGTCGAAGAGCAAGGCGCCCGCCCCGGCCGACGACACACCCGTGAGCGACGTCACCGCGCCCGGCACCGAGCTCAAGGTCGGCGACCGCGCGGTGGTCCCGTTCAAGTACGGCACCGAGAAGAACGGCACGATCGCCATCACCGTCACCGCGATCGACCAGGGCGCCAACGCCGACCTGGCCGCGTTCGGCGAGAAGGCCAAGGGCATCACGCCGTTCTACATCAGGGTGACCGTGGAGAACGTCGGCGGCACCGACCTGTCCTACAGCTCGCTGAGCCTGCGGGCGCTCGGCGCGGACGGCAAGGGCACCGGCGTCATCATCAGCGGCGACACGAAGCAGTGCGAGTCGGAGACGGCGAAGAAGGACTTCACCACCGTGGGCGCGAAGTACGAGACGTGCGTGCTCCAGGGAGCCCGCGAGGGCGCCGCGGTCGCCGCCGCCGGCTACGCCAACGGCGACGGCTACGACAAGTCGCCCATCACCTGGTCCAAGTGACCTCGGGTCACGCCGTCGTCCTCGCCCTCCCGGGGGTCGGCGCCTGACCGAGCAGGCGTTGCCGGAGCAGGCGGGCCTGCTTGGGCATGTTCCAGCCGAGCACGCCTACCGGCTCGCCCGCGAGCCGGTAGAGCGCGACGAACCGGCGCGCGGTGACGTCACCGTCCACGACGGACACCTCCGCGTCGACGGGCAGCCGGCCGAAGACCTGGAGCTTGGCGTCGAACTGGTCGGTCCAGAAGTACGGCACGGGCGTGTACGCGCGGTCCGCGCCGAGGATGTTGTCGGCCACCACCCCGGCCTGCTCGGTGGCGTTGGTCCGGTTCTCCAGGCGCAGCGACGAACCCAGGTGCTCGTGGTGCCACCGCGCCACGTCGCCGACCGCGTAGACGCCGGCTGCGGCACGGCACCTCGCGTCGCAGACCACGCCGTTGTCGAGCAGCAGGCCGCTGTCGAGCAGCCAGTCGGTGTTCGGGACCGCGCCCAGCGCGACCACGACGACGTCGGCCGGCAGCACGTCGCCGGTGTCCAGCCGCACGCCGGTGACGCGCCCGTCCCGCCCGGTCAGGCCGAGCACGGCGGCGCCGAGGCGCAGCCGGACACCGTGCCCGGCGTGCAGGTCGGCGAGCAGACCGGACACGAGCGGTCCCAGCCGGGCGGCCAGGGGCGCGGGCTGCGGCCCGGCGAGGGTGACGTCCAGGCCGAGGCCGCGCGCCGTGGCGGCGACCTCCGCGCCGAGCACGCCGTCGCCCACCACCACCAGCCGTTCGGCGGTGAGCAGGTCGGCCCGCAACGCGACCGCGTCACCCACGGTGCGCAGCACGTGCACACCGCCCAGTCCCTCCTGGTCCGGCAGGGTCCTGGGCCGCGCGCCGGTCGCGACGACCACCGCGTCGGCCCGCAGCACGGTCCCCGACGCCGTGCGCACGCCGCGCGCGGCCGGGTCCAGCGACACGGCCGGGTCGCCGAGCACGAACCTCGCGCCCAGCCCGTCGAGCGCGTCCTGGCCGCGCAGCCGGGCGCGTTCGGGCTCCCACGCGCCGGACAGGACGTGCTTGGACAGCGGGGGCCGGTCGTACGGCGGGTGCGCCTCGTCGCCGAGCAGGGTCAGCCCGCCGGTGTAGCCCTTGCGGCGCAACGCCTCGGCGGTGGCCAGGCCGGCGGCCGAGGCGCCGACGACGAGCACGTCGGACACCTCGGGAGCGGGTGTCACGCCCGCTCGCCCAGCAGGATCGCCGCCGCCGGGCACACCTCGGCGGCCTCGCGGACCGCGGCGTGCAGGTGCTCGGCGGGTTCGGGGTCGAGCAGCACCACCACGCCGTCCTCGTCCCGCTGGTCGAACACGTCCGGCGCGGCCAGCACGCAGGAGCCCGCCCCGCAGCACTTGTCCTCGTCCACGGTGACCTTCATCTGTCGCTCTCCTCGGGTCTCGTCGCCGTCACCAGCGGACGGGCAGTTCCTGCAGACCGCCGACGACCAGGCCGTCGACGCGCTCCAGCTCGGCCGCGGGCACGGCCAGCTCCAGGGTCGGCAGGCGGCGCAGCAGCACGTCCAGCACGGCTTGCAGCTCGGTGCGGGCCAACGACTGCCCCAGGCACGCGTGCGCGCCCGAGCCGAACGCCAGGTGCGTGTTCGGGGTGCGCGCCAGGTCCAGCTCGGCGGCGTCGGCGAAGACGTCCTCGTCCCGGTTGGCCGCGGCCAGGTTGCACACCACGGTCGTGCCGCGCGGGATCACGCTGCCGCCGATCTCGGCGTCCTCGGTGATGTAGCGCGGGATGCCGAACCCGGGGTTGGCGTCGGCGCGCAACGCCTCTTCCACCGCCGTGCGCACCAGTGACGGGTCGGCCAGCAGCGCCTCCCACCGCGTCCGGTCGGCCAGCAGCATCCCGACCATCTTGCCGATCATGTTGGCCGTGGTCTCGTGCCCGGCCACCAGCAGGCCCTGCGAGGTGGCCAGCAGCGCCTCGTCCGGCATGACGTGGCCGGCGCCCGCCGCGGCGGTGATCAGCTCGCTGATCAGGTCGTCGCCCGGGTCCGCCCTGGTCGCGGCGATGTGGGCGCTCATGTAGGCGGCGAACTCGGCCTGCGCGGCGTCGATCTCGGCCTGCGCGTAGCGGGTGAGGCTGAGCAGGGTGTTCGACCAGTAGGCGAACTTGTCCCGGTCGCTCCCGGGCACGCCGAGCATGTCGCAGATGACCCACACCGGCAGCGGGAAGCCGAGCGCGGCCTTCAGGTCGGCGGGCGCGCCGCCCGCCACCATGTCGTCGAGCAGCCGCTCGGCCATCGCCTCGATGCCCGGCCGCAGCGCCGTCATGCGCTTGGCGGTGAACCACTTGCCGACCATGCGCCGCCACTGCTGGTGGTACTCCTCGCGCATGGCCTTGCCCAGGCCGCTGTTGAACACGCCGCCGGACTCGTTCGCCGCGATCCGGGCCGCGTCCGGCGCGTCGAGGTTGCGGGTGAACCTGGGGTCCGCCAGCACCTGCTTGACGTCGTCGTAGCGGGTCAGCAGCCGGGCCGCGTCGCCGCTGGGCAGCCGGACGTGGGCGACCGGGCACCCCTGCCGCAGCTCGGCCCACTCCGCGGGCGGCTCCAGCGCGGCCGGACCGGGGATCGGGTAGTCCAGCACGTGGTCGGTGTCTCCGAGCGCCACCGCGACCGCCTCCTCGAGCTTGATTCAATCAACTGACTTAATAAGACTGCCGGCGATCGGCGCACGACGCAACGTGATCGGCCGAACGCGCCCCGGCACCGGTGCGTCACCGGCCGCGGTCGCCCGGTCAGCGGTAGTCGGCGCGAACCCGGAACCAGTAGAGAGGGACGGAGTGGTTCCGCGGAGGTGGAATCACGCGCGCTCGGCACGTCGAGCGGCACCCGGAGTCCGCGGTGGCGCGCCCGTCGACCCGGCAACGTGAGGACTGGCCCATGACCAGGACCGAGGTCCCGGAGCACCCCGCGACGACGAACCGCCTCTCGGCCGGGATCGTGGTGGCCGCGCTCGCCATCGCGGCGGCGGTGACGGCCGTCCTCGTCGCCGCCATCGCGCAGCCCCACCCGCTGTGGCTGATCGGACCGGACTTCCGGGTCTACCACGTCGCCGGCTCGGCGGTGCTGCACGGCATCTCGCCCTACGACGTCGCGACCGCGGAGGGGTACCCCTTCACCTACCCGCCGTTCGGCGCGGTGGTGCTCTCCGTCCTGGGCCTGGCCGGCGTGCCCGTCGCGTTCGCCGGGTGGACCTTCGTCAACGTGCTCGCGCTCGAAGCGGCGATCTGGCTGGCCCTCGGGCTGGTGGCGCCCCGGTCGCGGGACCGGCGGGCGAAGGTCGCCCTCCTGGCCGCGGTCGCCGCGCTGCCCCTGGCGCCGGTGATGCTGAACTTCACCGTCGGCCAGATCAACATCCTGCTCCTGCTGCTGCTCGTGGCCGACCTGACCCGCCGGACCGGGCGCTTCCAGGGCGTCGCCATCGGGATCGCGGCCGGGATCAAGCTGCTGCCGCTCATCTTCATCGCCTACCTGCTGTTCACCCGGCGCGTCCGCGCCGCCGCGGTGGCCTCGGCGACGTTCGCGGCCACCGTGCTCGTCGGCTTCCTCGTGCTGCCCGGGCCGTCGGCGCGCTGGGCGGGCGGGCTCGTCGTCGACATCGGGCGGATGATGACGCCGGGCGCGGCGCCGTTCAACCAGTCGATCCGCGGTGTGCTCGCGCACCTGCCCGGTGTGCTGAGCACGCAGTGGTTCTGGCTGGCGTCGGCGGTCCCGGTCGGCGTCGCCGGGCTGGCGGTCGCCGCGTGGGCGAGCC
It contains:
- a CDS encoding zinc-dependent alcohol dehydrogenase produces the protein MATVVRLDAPGCVSIAEEPDPPLHATGVRLRTRYSGISAGTELTQYRGTNAHVVKTWDPDARLFVPGRPAVAYPVVVGYEEVGEVVEVGDEVTAVRPGQVVWGAWGHRSTTVVEEEYAAARVLDPAADPVLGIFSHIGSVALNVVLDADLHVGETAVVFGLGVVGQIVAQLARRNGARVIGVDTLPDRLALARDLGADVALDAGEGRIAEQVRAATSGRGADVALEVSGNPQALHEAVRSVAYNSRVVTAGFYQGEARGLFLGEEFHHNRVDLVCSQISGVAPGLAHRWDRRRLNTTVIDLAVRGRLSLRPLVSHVVPFTDAAWAYDLLDTHPERVTQVVLEFPAPDGCDHPRGAA
- a CDS encoding ABC transporter substrate-binding protein, with amino-acid sequence MTRRGLRALAAATPLALVLSACGGGDPGGAADGPLVFWTIEDTADRVRAQERLLAAFTERTGIETEVVAIAENQLTTVLTSAAASGELPDVIGSISLPIMSQLRTDDLLDTDAAKQVVDALGVDTFAAQSLELTREGDTQLVVPSDGWAQLLFYRKDLFAQAGLAPPTTYDAIRQAAERLDRDDVAGITASTTPADVFTHQTFEHLALANGCDLVDDDGRVALDSPACVGAFQLYTDLLTRHSVAGNQDVDTTRATYFAGRSAMVIWSSYLLDELAGLRADALPTCPQCQADPAFLAKNTGVVAALSGPDGGEPTTFGETASFAVLKDAATDDAKKLVEHLMSDGYRDWLAIAPEGKVPVRAGTEDNPRQYAEAWLGLDVGVDTKAPLSEFYDAETLRVVQDSPRSFSRWGFPQGKAELAGAVAGQLVVPKALAGALNGGGDAPAAAREATERAAGIARELGE
- a CDS encoding cytochrome P450 translates to MALGDTDHVLDYPIPGPAALEPPAEWAELRQGCPVAHVRLPSGDAARLLTRYDDVKQVLADPRFTRNLDAPDAARIAANESGGVFNSGLGKAMREEYHQQWRRMVGKWFTAKRMTALRPGIEAMAERLLDDMVAGGAPADLKAALGFPLPVWVICDMLGVPGSDRDKFAYWSNTLLSLTRYAQAEIDAAQAEFAAYMSAHIAATRADPGDDLISELITAAAGAGHVMPDEALLATSQGLLVAGHETTANMIGKMVGMLLADRTRWEALLADPSLVRTAVEEALRADANPGFGIPRYITEDAEIGGSVIPRGTTVVCNLAAANRDEDVFADAAELDLARTPNTHLAFGSGAHACLGQSLARTELQAVLDVLLRRLPTLELAVPAAELERVDGLVVGGLQELPVRW
- a CDS encoding MGH1-like glycoside hydrolase domain-containing protein, whose protein sequence is MSIGTTPEPRAPDIAGLRREAAATLLRNWRGSATVPTTALYPHQWSWDSAFIAVGQAHLSPRRAFAELTALHGAQWGDGRVPQIVFNPAVPADAYFPGPAFWRPLPRHGPPAGVSTTGLVQPPVHAAALLAVVERHPGAAADAAVRRLYPRLARSHDYLFDRRRVASGLVGIVHPWESGLDNSPSWDEPLGAVDPGLADDIAVLRRDLRHADAGHRPTDDDYARYMGIVAAYRDRGYADDDLLSLPFCTVDPLFCAVLAWSEHALAALARRIGVDPGRHVERARELTHQIHTRLFDPVLGCYVALDARTGRPLAKRTVSGLVPLLLPGGHRSALLATLTGPAFAAPGVRGVPSYDLTAADADPRRYWRGPTWLNTTWLLWRALLAHGETGHAARLAADMVGLVAGAGFREYFHPVTGEGLGSDHFSWTAALLLDVLAREPEGQGWQR
- a CDS encoding ferredoxin, with the protein product MKVTVDEDKCCGAGSCVLAAPDVFDQRDEDGVVVLLDPEPAEHLHAAVREAAEVCPAAAILLGERA
- a CDS encoding sugar phosphate isomerase/epimerase family protein, which encodes MPQWKIACQEQLLPGASIEQKWEFAQSAGFDGIELRARDGEAFAARLGVLERAAGRGVVMPSVCLDALPLVGDDLGDGLRQVSSLAALGTRTVVVPLSDLRRVPRQRSSTPDRDTWSDGLRRLAEQAGRDGVSLCLQPVNRYEGRPVNTLDQAAQLCRAAGSPAVRVAAGTFHMNIEEADPAGALLAAGPWLGHVGLADSTGLEPGAGHVDWPALFAALDAAGYEGWTSLACRLSGPAEVVLGAAVGVLRQAGG
- a CDS encoding NAD(P)/FAD-dependent oxidoreductase — protein: MTPAPEVSDVLVVGASAAGLATAEALRRKGYTGGLTLLGDEAHPPYDRPPLSKHVLSGAWEPERARLRGQDALDGLGARFVLGDPAVSLDPAARGVRTASGTVLRADAVVVATGARPRTLPDQEGLGGVHVLRTVGDAVALRADLLTAERLVVVGDGVLGAEVAATARGLGLDVTLAGPQPAPLAARLGPLVSGLLADLHAGHGVRLRLGAAVLGLTGRDGRVTGVRLDTGDVLPADVVVVALGAVPNTDWLLDSGLLLDNGVVCDARCRAAAGVYAVGDVARWHHEHLGSSLRLENRTNATEQAGVVADNILGADRAYTPVPYFWTDQFDAKLQVFGRLPVDAEVSVVDGDVTARRFVALYRLAGEPVGVLGWNMPKQARLLRQRLLGQAPTPGRARTTA
- a CDS encoding glycosyltransferase 87 family protein, whose protein sequence is MTRTEVPEHPATTNRLSAGIVVAALAIAAAVTAVLVAAIAQPHPLWLIGPDFRVYHVAGSAVLHGISPYDVATAEGYPFTYPPFGAVVLSVLGLAGVPVAFAGWTFVNVLALEAAIWLALGLVAPRSRDRRAKVALLAAVAALPLAPVMLNFTVGQINILLLLLLVADLTRRTGRFQGVAIGIAAGIKLLPLIFIAYLLFTRRVRAAAVASATFAATVLVGFLVLPGPSARWAGGLVVDIGRMMTPGAAPFNQSIRGVLAHLPGVLSTQWFWLASAVPVGVAGLAVAAWASRRGLEAVGIFTCAVTGLLVSPVSWPFHWVWAAPGLAVWLWWAWRRSAAHVAGAALTWLVLAASGVLTFVIAVGAPTQTSAGEVMAGTLTTVIVLNSLTVVAGIVFLAALAVALRRAERRPGPLTSPS